Proteins encoded together in one Sulfoacidibacillus ferrooxidans window:
- a CDS encoding flagellar protein FliS: MNASDVYRQQSILTAPLPIKLAKLHERGAMLTRQIQKLAEENDITTAREYIVQIEDILTFLRTSLNPDLEVSSYADATYIFYYNMAVSWFIDPSKVNEGYDSMLEFWESWAKTWIQVRYQS; this comes from the coding sequence ATGAATGCTTCAGATGTTTACCGCCAACAGTCCATTTTAACGGCTCCACTACCCATTAAACTGGCAAAACTGCATGAGCGTGGTGCCATGCTCACGCGCCAGATTCAGAAGCTAGCAGAAGAAAATGATATTACGACTGCTCGTGAATATATTGTTCAAATCGAAGACATACTCACTTTTTTGCGGACATCGCTTAATCCCGATCTTGAAGTCTCTTCTTATGCAGATGCTACCTATATCTTTTATTACAATATGGCAGTATCATGGTTCATTGATCCTAGTAAAGTAAATGAAGGGTATGACTCGATGCTTGAATTTTGGGAGAGTTGGGCTAAAACGTGGATTCAAGTACGTTATCAGTCCTAA
- a CDS encoding glycosyltransferase family 2 protein: MLLSACIIAKNEALTLRKCLESLQGVADEIIVIDTGSTDQTMDIAREFGCIIHEFEWCNDFSAARNESLRYAQGNFILVIDADEYLDSKERLHVREFLTQTDAEGIFVISKSYLGSLTHLSSAVPIRVMRIFRRGHLYSGAIHEQIADSVFHHGGAMATLDLTLHHLGYTDEFLARRSKTSRNTALLEQELKQDPTNVFQQSNLIVEYMMQRDWEKAYQLANHTWQELKRKSPTTWPNFTPRIVLNLITIEWELGKRDQAIHSAREGIHLFPWYTDLLRRYASFLMQHNKVADAVKILMRCREQGDTTPNLIESVEGSGTYLASYDLAMAWALLGDDLSSRRYFLQAFQENKALEAAIIPIVMLAPNDPTFLHEHFESRLWDAHTYGNYAEAYAIAGFSDADNVISRAVAAFGETESTHRARMALLYSQGYEALLQYTENHPEEINWLLLGIYELEHVRVNTAYWALQQGGFRGQYIVALDQSQKTQPAVKWTVTPIIREMIAMRAEQFLVSHLKNATDIDNVWVQLKYSPIKQVLVQINWTGHTAWQCEMNALRALQEKKMEKVPTWLKKARSIQPTVTQTIMACNLAWSRGDHQTARKLLYEGKTMFPQSEMLKYLSSLIHNQTSPQQVMKNMKSKSPCDR; encoded by the coding sequence GTGTTACTTTCAGCTTGTATCATAGCAAAGAATGAAGCGCTCACATTGCGCAAGTGTTTAGAATCGCTACAAGGTGTTGCAGATGAAATCATCGTAATTGATACTGGTTCAACTGATCAGACAATGGATATCGCACGTGAATTTGGTTGTATTATTCATGAGTTTGAATGGTGCAATGACTTTTCTGCTGCGCGCAATGAGTCTTTGCGCTATGCACAAGGTAACTTTATTCTCGTAATTGATGCGGATGAATATCTTGATTCAAAAGAACGACTACACGTACGTGAGTTTCTCACTCAGACAGATGCAGAAGGTATTTTTGTCATATCTAAAAGTTATCTTGGATCACTGACTCACCTATCGAGCGCAGTCCCGATACGAGTGATGCGCATCTTTCGTCGTGGACATCTGTATTCAGGGGCTATTCACGAACAGATTGCAGACTCCGTTTTTCATCATGGAGGTGCAATGGCTACTCTTGACCTCACCTTGCATCATCTTGGGTATACGGATGAATTTTTAGCGCGACGATCAAAAACATCCCGCAACACAGCGCTTCTTGAACAAGAACTCAAACAAGACCCAACAAATGTCTTTCAGCAATCTAATCTTATTGTTGAGTACATGATGCAACGCGACTGGGAAAAAGCCTACCAACTTGCTAACCACACCTGGCAAGAATTAAAACGAAAGTCTCCTACGACCTGGCCTAACTTTACACCGCGAATCGTTCTTAATCTCATAACGATTGAATGGGAGCTTGGCAAAAGAGATCAAGCGATCCACAGTGCACGCGAAGGAATTCACCTGTTTCCTTGGTATACAGATCTCTTGCGTCGCTATGCATCCTTTCTTATGCAACACAATAAAGTAGCAGATGCAGTCAAGATTCTTATGAGATGCCGTGAACAGGGAGATACAACACCAAACCTCATCGAATCGGTAGAAGGTTCTGGGACATATCTTGCTTCCTATGATTTAGCTATGGCCTGGGCTCTTCTTGGCGATGATTTAAGCTCTCGACGTTATTTTTTACAAGCTTTTCAAGAAAATAAAGCATTAGAGGCAGCCATTATTCCGATTGTCATGCTTGCACCTAATGATCCTACGTTTTTACACGAACATTTCGAATCCCGTTTGTGGGATGCACATACGTACGGCAATTATGCTGAGGCTTATGCAATTGCTGGTTTCTCAGATGCTGATAATGTCATTAGTCGAGCAGTTGCAGCCTTTGGCGAAACGGAATCTACACATCGTGCTCGCATGGCTCTACTTTATAGTCAAGGATATGAAGCTCTTTTACAATATACAGAGAATCATCCAGAAGAAATCAATTGGTTATTACTTGGTATATATGAACTGGAGCATGTGCGGGTGAATACTGCCTATTGGGCACTTCAACAAGGTGGATTTCGAGGCCAGTATATCGTAGCTCTTGATCAATCACAAAAAACGCAACCAGCTGTCAAATGGACAGTCACCCCGATCATTCGAGAAATGATCGCTATGCGTGCAGAGCAATTTTTAGTATCCCACTTAAAAAATGCAACAGATATAGATAATGTATGGGTCCAACTAAAATATTCGCCCATCAAGCAAGTTCTTGTTCAAATAAATTGGACAGGACACACTGCTTGGCAATGCGAAATGAACGCTTTACGTGCTTTACAAGAAAAGAAGATGGAAAAAGTACCAACTTGGTTAAAGAAGGCCCGCTCGATACAACCTACAGTTACACAAACAATTATGGCATGTAATTTGGCCTGGTCACGAGGTGACCATCAAACCGCACGAAAATTGTTATATGAAGGAAAGACAATGTTTCCTCAATCCGAAATGCTGAAATACCTATCCTCACTCATCCATAATCAAACTTCTCCACAACAAGTAATGAAAAATATGAAATCAAAGTCACCTTGCGATCGTTAG
- a CDS encoding glycosyltransferase family 2 protein — MLLSACMIVKNEEWTIKRCLESLQGLVDEIIVVDTGSTDQTIEIVQSYGCKIITYEWDNDFSHARNAGITHASGDWILVIDADEFVESISRQTIAQYLEMTDAEGVFINVKSLMGPLAHPTSTLAIRVMRLFRNRHLYTGAIHEQIADSVFKTKLPIDKFDLSLVHLGYTNEFVQFRTKSKRNTTLIEQSIAQDPDNLFHATNLMAEYSISGQYQKCAELSEKTWKLVKSMPQNAWPNYAPRMISLLVSSLWELKKIDKSFTYMDEAIRYFPWFTDFKKRYADMLATQGHYKKAISQLMACREQGDTQLGLIEFLEGAGTYYAAYSLGMVWSQVGDDLNARKWFLQAFFENPSIETALIPIIGLLPKESNLLHEYIEPKLYDPTALATYAEVYASWNYPDAQEVVDRIEKRFGESEATHRAHMSILLNTGGTEALFERAERVNYDIDWLLLGIHCLDIGDEEKANYALARAKVRGEYVVKVKEIVASSMTATWGLSGVIRDFIAIHAETLLEKWLLQAIDIDQYWITLKCSPLQQVMQKIVWKGCTVQECEQNALNFFHQRQWEKSEEWLMKSKQYEPSVTQFLLECDLALAKNDVQTARKIIFSGKNSFPDSEMLKIASDKIHTKLNPTELFQPLRSRLS; from the coding sequence ATGCTCCTATCAGCTTGTATGATTGTGAAAAATGAAGAATGGACCATTAAACGTTGTCTCGAGTCGTTGCAAGGTTTAGTTGATGAAATCATCGTCGTTGATACAGGATCAACTGATCAAACGATTGAAATTGTACAATCATATGGTTGTAAGATCATCACCTATGAATGGGACAATGACTTTTCACATGCTAGAAATGCAGGTATCACACACGCCTCAGGTGATTGGATTCTCGTCATTGATGCAGACGAATTTGTAGAATCAATATCACGACAAACTATTGCTCAGTATCTTGAAATGACTGATGCAGAAGGTGTGTTTATCAATGTTAAAAGTCTGATGGGGCCGCTCGCTCATCCAACAAGCACGCTAGCTATCCGCGTCATGCGTCTATTTCGCAATCGCCACCTCTACACAGGAGCCATTCACGAACAGATTGCTGACTCCGTATTTAAAACAAAACTACCTATAGATAAATTTGATTTGTCCCTTGTTCATTTGGGTTATACCAATGAATTTGTTCAATTTCGCACAAAATCAAAACGCAATACCACATTGATTGAACAATCCATCGCGCAAGACCCTGACAATCTATTTCATGCTACTAACCTCATGGCGGAGTATTCCATTTCTGGACAATATCAAAAATGTGCAGAATTAAGCGAAAAAACATGGAAACTTGTAAAAAGTATGCCTCAAAACGCTTGGCCTAATTATGCTCCACGAATGATCTCTCTGCTGGTCTCGTCGCTATGGGAACTTAAAAAAATCGACAAGTCATTTACATACATGGACGAAGCCATCAGGTACTTCCCGTGGTTTACAGACTTTAAAAAGCGTTACGCAGACATGCTCGCTACACAAGGACACTATAAAAAAGCGATTTCCCAACTCATGGCTTGTCGTGAGCAAGGGGATACTCAGTTGGGGTTAATCGAATTTTTAGAAGGTGCTGGTACCTACTACGCCGCTTATTCACTCGGTATGGTATGGTCTCAAGTCGGCGATGATCTTAATGCACGAAAGTGGTTCCTTCAGGCATTTTTTGAAAATCCCTCGATCGAAACAGCTCTTATCCCTATTATTGGTTTGCTACCAAAAGAATCTAATCTTCTTCATGAATATATTGAACCCAAGTTATATGACCCAACTGCCCTTGCAACTTATGCAGAAGTATACGCCAGTTGGAACTACCCAGATGCACAAGAAGTAGTAGATCGCATCGAGAAAAGGTTTGGTGAATCAGAAGCGACGCATCGAGCACATATGTCCATCCTTCTCAATACAGGTGGTACAGAGGCATTGTTTGAACGTGCAGAAAGAGTAAACTACGATATCGATTGGCTACTTCTCGGTATCCATTGCCTCGACATAGGAGACGAAGAAAAGGCAAACTATGCTCTAGCGCGTGCAAAAGTTCGCGGTGAATATGTTGTAAAAGTAAAAGAAATAGTAGCTTCATCCATGACCGCGACATGGGGATTATCTGGAGTCATTCGCGACTTTATAGCGATACACGCGGAAACTCTTTTAGAAAAATGGTTACTGCAAGCGATAGACATTGATCAATATTGGATCACTCTCAAATGCTCTCCACTACAACAAGTGATGCAAAAGATCGTTTGGAAAGGATGTACCGTTCAAGAGTGTGAACAAAATGCTCTCAATTTTTTTCATCAGCGTCAATGGGAGAAATCAGAAGAGTGGTTAATGAAAAGTAAGCAATATGAACCTTCAGTTACTCAGTTCTTACTGGAATGTGATCTAGCACTAGCTAAAAATGACGTTCAAACCGCAAGAAAAATCATTTTTTCCGGAAAAAACTCATTCCCAGATTCAGAAATGCTAAAGATTGCCTCGGATAAAATTCATACGAAATTAAATCCAACTGAACTATTTCAACCATTAAGGAGTAGATTATCATGA
- a CDS encoding DegV family protein has translation MAMRLAIVTDSTADLPREEALDHDVTVVPLHVIFGEQSYRDGIDLTASEFYAKLSTEKVLPTTSQPSVGDFVEVFTRLLKDHDAVLGIFISSELSGTVRAAETARGLVDGEITIVDSGMVAYALGIQVLEAAKLAKAGTDVETIVTRLQEVQGRIGAYFVVDSLEFLKRGGRIGGGAAVLGTLLQIKPVLMLRDKRIDMYEKVRTHKKALDMLFQRFVEDSQDKSYVYGAVVHSAALDLATEAKKTILEKVPQANMRIIELDPVVGVHVGPGVLSLIYHAE, from the coding sequence ATGGCGATGCGGTTAGCGATTGTTACAGATAGTACTGCAGACTTACCACGTGAAGAAGCACTGGATCACGATGTGACGGTAGTACCACTTCATGTGATTTTTGGAGAGCAATCCTATCGCGATGGGATCGATCTTACTGCGTCTGAGTTTTATGCAAAACTCTCTACTGAAAAAGTCCTTCCAACCACTTCGCAGCCTTCAGTTGGTGATTTTGTCGAGGTATTTACACGATTATTGAAGGATCATGATGCGGTACTTGGGATCTTCATTAGTTCTGAACTAAGTGGGACGGTACGTGCAGCAGAGACAGCGCGCGGTTTGGTCGATGGGGAGATTACCATTGTTGATTCTGGGATGGTTGCATATGCGCTTGGCATTCAAGTCTTAGAAGCAGCAAAGCTTGCGAAAGCAGGGACAGACGTTGAAACGATCGTAACTCGCCTACAAGAAGTTCAAGGGAGAATAGGTGCATACTTTGTCGTAGACTCACTAGAGTTTCTAAAACGCGGTGGACGAATCGGCGGTGGTGCAGCTGTACTCGGGACCTTGTTACAGATAAAGCCTGTACTGATGCTGCGCGACAAACGCATCGATATGTATGAAAAAGTGCGGACGCACAAGAAGGCACTCGATATGCTCTTCCAACGCTTTGTCGAAGACTCGCAGGACAAATCCTATGTCTACGGAGCAGTGGTTCACAGTGCCGCGCTTGATCTTGCTACAGAAGCAAAGAAGACCATACTAGAAAAGGTTCCTCAGGCCAATATGCGCATCATTGAGCTCGATCCAGTTGTTGGTGTTCACGTGGGTCCAGGTGTGTTATCGCTCATTTACCACGCGGAGTAG